In Euzebya sp., one DNA window encodes the following:
- a CDS encoding cytochrome c-type biogenesis protein CcmH: MRNSTSRRYATALTAVLLTGIIVTGLLRGSAESRDRAWDLAGQLRCPVCQAESVAASSSDTAIAIRDQIDQFIAEGRSDTEIFDHYMERYGEWVLLDPPVSGNTLVLWLAPMVFLLLGAGLVVVQRQRRSRGSRAPSVMTAPTADADHGGEERS, encoded by the coding sequence ATGCGTAACTCCACGTCGAGGAGGTACGCAACCGCGCTGACCGCCGTGTTGCTCACCGGGATCATCGTCACCGGTCTCCTTCGCGGTTCTGCGGAGTCCCGCGATCGGGCATGGGACCTGGCTGGGCAACTCCGGTGCCCGGTGTGCCAGGCAGAGTCGGTCGCCGCCTCCTCCTCCGACACCGCCATCGCCATCCGCGACCAGATCGACCAGTTCATAGCCGAGGGACGCAGCGACACCGAGATCTTCGACCACTACATGGAACGCTACGGAGAGTGGGTGCTGCTGGACCCGCCGGTCTCCGGAAACACCCTCGTGCTGTGGCTCGCCCCCATGGTGTTCCTCCTGCTGGGTGCCGGGCTGGTCGTCGTCCAGCGGCAGCGGCGCAGTCGAGGTTCGCGAGCGCCCTCGGTGATGACCGCCCCGACGGCGGATGCAGACCATGGCGGCGAGGAACGCTCGTGA